A region of Diceros bicornis minor isolate mBicDic1 chromosome 31, mDicBic1.mat.cur, whole genome shotgun sequence DNA encodes the following proteins:
- the LOC131395782 gene encoding olfactory receptor 4C16-like — MHLSNNVTKFIVLGLTQDPVRKKIVFVTLLLFYLGTLLGNFLIITTIETSQALGSPMHFFLFHLSLSDTYYSTSTAPRMIVDALLKSATISFSECIIQVFSFHFFGCLEIFILILMAVDRYVAICKPLHYMTVMNQRVCGALVAVAWVGSCVHSLAQIFLALSLPFCGPNMIDHYFCDLQPLLKLACTDTYVVNLLLVSNSGAICTVSFVMVMFSYVIILHSLRNHSAEGRRKARSTCVSHIIVVILFLGPCIFIYTRPATTFSMDKMIAVFYTLGTPLLNPLIYTLRNEEVKNAMRMLWSKKLISDDKR; from the coding sequence ATGCACCTGAGTAACAATGTGACTAAGTTCATTGTGCTTGGGTTGACCCAGGATCCTGTTAGGAAGAAAATAGTGTTTGTCACTCTCTTGCTTTTCTATTTGGGCACATTGCTGGGTAACTTTCTGATTATTACTACCATTGAGACCAGCCAGGCACTTGGAAGTCCAATGCACTTCTTCCTTTTCCACTTATCCTTATCTGATACCTACTACTCTACTTCCACAGCCCCTAGAATGATTGTGGACGCCCTTTTGAAGAGTGCCACTATCTCTTTCAGTGAGTGCATAATTCaagtcttttcatttcatttctttggcTGTCTGGAGATCTTCATCCTAATCCTCATGGCTgttgaccgctatgtggccatctgtaagcccCTGCACTACATGACCGTCATGAATCAACGGGTCTGTGGTGCGTTGGTGGCTGTGGCCTGGGTGGGGTCTTGTGTGCATTCTTTAGCTCAGATTTTTCTGGCCTTGAGTTTACCTTTCTGTGGTCCCAATATGATTGATCACTATTTCTGTGACTTGCAGCCTTTGCTGAAACTTGCCTGTACAGACACCTATGTGGTCAATCTACTCTTGGTGTCTAATAGTGGGGCCATCTGTACAGTGAGTTTTGTCATGGTGatgttctcctatgttatcatccTGCATTCTCTGAGAAACCACAGTGCTGAAGGGAGGAGAAAAGCCCGCTCCACTTGCGTTTCCCACATCATCGTGGTCATCTTGTTCCTTGGtccatgtatatttatatacacacgtCCTGCAACCACCTTTTCCATGGATAAGATGATAGCTGTGTTTTATACACTTGGAACACCTTTGCTCAACCCTCTGATTTATACACTGAGGAATGAAGAAGTGAAAAATGCCATGAGGATGTTATGGAGCAAGAAGTTGATCTCAGATGACAAAAGATGA